The Alistipes finegoldii DSM 17242 DNA segment TGCTCTGTGTAATACCTTTCTGTCTTAAACGGAGCTGATACTGCTTCATCTGATACTGCCAGCCCTGGTCGGAATGCAAGACAATACCCGGAGAATCCGGTATTCTGGCAAACGCATCGTCCAGCATCTTCATGATCTGCATAAAGTTAGGGCGTTCAGCTATTTTATAGCTAATAATCTCCCGGTTATATAAGTCCATAATCGGCGATAGATATAACTTTACGCCGCAAACCGAAAATTCCGTAAGGTCAGTAACCCACTTCTGATTCGGTTTTTCGGCTGCAAAGTCGCGTTGCAGAAGATTGGGCGCTATCCGTCCGATCTGTCCTTTGTATGAACAGTATTTACGGAGCCTGACCTGACTTTTTATCCCGCAAATATTCATCAGCTTAAGTACGGTTTTGTGATTTATCGCATATCCGATCTTATTCATTTCAACGGTAATGCGCCGATAACCATAACGCCCCTTATGTTCGTGATATAACCTTATAATACTCTCTTTTTCGCGAGCATATTTATCGGGTTGTTTTGATTTTCTGAAGTGATAATAAAATGTGCTTCGCGCCATCCCTGCGGCTTTGAGCAATACTGAAAGCCGGCACTGCGGCCTTAGTCCTTCGATGGCTTGGGCTCTTTCCCGCTCTCGCGGACAATGCGCTCCTCGACTAAGGCCTGCAATTTTTTTAAGTAAGCATTCTCGGCACGAAGATACTCCAGTTCCTTAAGCAACTCTTCGTGCGGAGTCGTTTTGAGTTTGACTTTTTTAGTCTTCGATTTACTCATGGCCGGCCTCCTTCTTTGCGGTTTACGCCGCAGGCCTTCAGCACCTTGGTTTTGATAGAGCCGCTCCCATTGACGAATAACAAAAGGGCCCGGAATGCCGAAATGCACTGCTGTCTCCAGCAAAGATAGATGATTTTGGTGCATATGCTTCAAAACTGACAACTTAAATTCTGCACTGTAGCTACCGTGGCGCAGCTTAAGGCCGGCAAGGCCATGGCGCTCGAATAATGTTACCCACAAGTGAACTTGCGAGCGGCCACAGCCCAAGTGACATCCGGCTTCCCTAACCGAAAGTCCGCCTTCGAGTACCAGTTTTACGGCCTTTAAACGAATCTCATAATTATATTTCATAAAAAACACCCCAAAAGTGTCCAACTTTTGGGGTGCAGTACAGAAGGTATCCTCTTTTCGTTTTCAACCGTTCCGCAGATCAGCGGCGGCGGGGAAGGGCCTGCGGATGTGCGAGTCGGTTGGCTGCTGCGACCGCAGCCTTATATGCCGAAGGTGCCTGCTGGGGCGTTACGGCGGGTATCTCCGCGGGCAGGGTCACCGTGTAGCAGGCCGGGACGCCGGGAACGCCGTCGGCATCGTAGGCCATGTAGATCACTTCGAAGGTTTCGTTTGCCATCGAAACGTCCCAGAACGTGACGTCGTAGTAATAGAATCCGTCGGCGCTCACTTCCAGATCCATGCTGCTTTTCCAGCCGGAGTAGTAGCCGTCGTAGTCTTCGCCGTAGGCATTGGCGAGCGACGAGAAATACTGGCGCCAGTAGGATGTCTCCTTTTTGGCGAAATCGCCCTTGTAGTAGCCGTCCTCGTAGCGGAATGCGCGGGCGCCGGCGGTCGGTTCGAAACGGTATACCGTTGCGAAGCAGTTTTCGGGGGCGCCTTCGAGTTCGGAGGAGTTGACCACCACGTGCTGGATGCGCAGCGCGGCCTCGCTCTGGCCCTGATCGCCCGACGACGAGCGTGCCGGAGTCTTGAGTTTGGCCCAGTTGAGCTTGCCGAAATTGCCGTCGGCATCGACGCCGACTACGGCGAGGATGTACTCGGTGGAGTATCCCCAAGACGATTCGGTCAGCGTGTTGTTGGAGATGGGTTTTTGGGCACTCAGATACCCGATCATGTCCTCTTCGGTGTTAGGCTCGAAATCGGGATCGTCCGGGTCGTCGTCGAAATAGCTGCCGTATACGCACGTGGCGTAATAGGCGACGGTCTTGTCGTTGGGGGTAAACGTAGCCGTGATGCGGCAGTAATAGCTGGTGCGTTCTTCGTAGTTGACTTCGAACGTCACCCACGGACCTGAGAGATATTCTGGTTCGTCGGTCGTTACCGGGCATTCGCACCACTCCGAGTCGAGCGTCTTTTCGCCGTCGCCTAGCGCCTTGATGCGGAAAGTGTAGGCTGTCGATGCTTTCAGGTCGGTGAAAGCTGCCGAGAGCGCATCGGTGTTGGTTTCGGGAACGATCACCGTGATTGCGCCGTGGGGATTCTTATGCTGCAGGGTATAGGTGTACGATACGGCTCCTTCGACCGCTTCCCATGAGATTGCAAAGGAGTCGGAGGTGATGTCCGATGCAACCGGGGCCGGCGGCATCACGGCTTCCGGTTCCGGAACGGTCGGATCATCGTCGGAGCAGGAAATCCCCCCCCCTGCCAAAATGAAAAGCAGCAGATACGGTAATAATTTTTTCATAACGTGTGGGATAAAAGAGTTGAAGATTTTTGATGAATAAAAAAAATTGCGAAACGAATTTACTGGTTTTCTCCGAAAATTCCAATACCCGTTCGCCCTCCGCGGAAGTCGTCCGAAAACGGATTGTAACTGTAATATTCGGTTTGTTTTATAATTTTTTTCTTTTCCTGCGGATGGAATTTGCAGGGTTTTTTCGAACCGGGGCCTGAAAATTACGATTCGTAATTTTAATTTTTTTTCGGATTTTTTTCGACCGGGTGCGCAAATGAAAGCGGGACTTGCGCACTGCCGTTATCGGTCTGCCGGGGCGGAATTATCCGCAGACTTCATCCGTCAGCCGTGCGCAGATACTCCTGTTTGCGGGCCGTTTTTTCGGACGGCTGTTAAATATTGTCTCCTCTGTTTTTCCGATCGATTGCTTTTTGCCGTGAAAATACTTATCTTTGAACGGGTTTACCGATTCTGCAAGCTGTTTCTATCCGTATATGATCATATAATATTGTCGGCAGAGACTTGGTGTTGCGCCGTCATGTATCCGACCCTACTTTTGTTTAACTTAAATAAATTGCTATGAAATTTTTTACGATGCGGAGACTGGCCGCCTGCGTGGCTGCCCTGCTCCTTGTTTCCCCCCCCCTGCTGACGGGTTGCGACGACTATGACGACTCGGAACTGTGGCAGAATGTGAACGACCTGAAGAGCCGGATCGAGGCTCTCGAAACCAAGATCGGCCAGATGAACACCGAGATTGCGGCCCTCCAGAAAATCGTGGACGATGCGGTGACCGTCGTCAAGGTCGAAAAGGGCGCCGACGGCTATGTC contains these protein-coding regions:
- a CDS encoding IS3 family transposase; amino-acid sequence: MAGLSRGAHCPRERERAQAIEGLRPQCRLSVLLKAAGMARSTFYYHFRKSKQPDKYAREKESIIRLYHEHKGRYGYRRITVEMNKIGYAINHKTVLKLMNICGIKSQVRLRKYCSYKGQIGRIAPNLLQRDFAAEKPNQKWVTDLTEFSVCGVKLYLSPIMDLYNREIISYKIAERPNFMQIMKMLDDAFARIPDSPGIVLHSDQGWQYQMKQYQLRLRQKGITQSMSRKGNCLDNAAMESFFGLLKSELLYLQKFSSIDHFRKELEEYIDYYNNKRIKKYLNNMSPVQYRTHAI
- a CDS encoding helix-turn-helix domain-containing protein, which encodes MKYNYEIRLKAVKLVLEGGLSVREAGCHLGCGRSQVHLWVTLFERHGLAGLKLRHGSYSAEFKLSVLKHMHQNHLSLLETAVHFGIPGPFVIRQWERLYQNQGAEGLRRKPQRRRPAMSKSKTKKVKLKTTPHEELLKELEYLRAENAYLKKLQALVEERIVRESGKEPKPSKD
- a CDS encoding fibronectin type III domain-containing protein; this translates as MKKLLPYLLLFILAGGGISCSDDDPTVPEPEAVMPPAPVASDITSDSFAISWEAVEGAVSYTYTLQHKNPHGAITVIVPETNTDALSAAFTDLKASTAYTFRIKALGDGEKTLDSEWCECPVTTDEPEYLSGPWVTFEVNYEERTSYYCRITATFTPNDKTVAYYATCVYGSYFDDDPDDPDFEPNTEEDMIGYLSAQKPISNNTLTESSWGYSTEYILAVVGVDADGNFGKLNWAKLKTPARSSSGDQGQSEAALRIQHVVVNSSELEGAPENCFATVYRFEPTAGARAFRYEDGYYKGDFAKKETSYWRQYFSSLANAYGEDYDGYYSGWKSSMDLEVSADGFYYYDVTFWDVSMANETFEVIYMAYDADGVPGVPACYTVTLPAEIPAVTPQQAPSAYKAAVAAANRLAHPQALPRRR